The sequence below is a genomic window from Streptomyces sp. B21-105.
TGCACCGCACCTGGGGATGCGCGGCCAGCCGCCGCACGCCCCGCTCCCAGTCGTCCAGGTCCTGCCGGGCGATGGGCGGTTTTCCGGCGTGGTCGAGAACCAGGGGAAGGCCGGGGAGGCGTTCGGCCAGGCGGATCGCCTGGGGGAACTGGTGGCTGCGGATGAGCAGGTCGTACCCGAGGCCCCGTTCGCCCACCGCCCGCAGTCCCCGCTCCACCGAAGGCTGTTGCAGCCAGGCGGCATCGGACTCCCCCTGGACGAGGTGACGTACGGCCCGCAGGTGGGCACCGCCGGGTCCGGCGCGCAGTGCGTCGAGTACGTCGCCGATCGCCGGGGACGTGAGATCCGCCCAGCCGACGACCGCGCCGATGAGCGGGTCACTGTCGGCGAGGGTGAGGAACTCGCGTGTCTCGTCGACCGACGTCACGCACTGGACGAGCACCGTGCACCCCAGCCGCCGGCCTGCCACGGTCGCGGTCGCGGCCGTGCCCAGGTCGTCGGTGCCGAAGGTGCGGCGGATGGGCTCGTGTGCGGGCTCGTCCAGCCAGGCCTGCGGCCGGATGTCCAGGTCCCACACGTGGTGGTGGGCGTCGACGAGGGTCTGGGCGTCAGACACGGGAGGTCCAGACGGGGCCGTCGGGGTACGTGTACTCCTTGAGGGACTCGGGGTGAATCTGCGCGCTCAGCCCGGGCAGGGTCGGCGCGAGGTAGTGGCCGTCTGCGATGCGTACGGGGTCGACGAAGTGCTCGTGCAGGTGGTCGACGTACTCGATGACGCGGTCCTCGGTCGTGCCGGAGACGGCGACGTAGTCGAACATCGACAGGTGCTGGACCATCTCGCACAGGCCCACGCCGCCGGCGTGGGGGCAGACCGGCACGCCGAACTTCGCGGCGAGCAGCAGGATGGCGATGTTCTCGTTGACGCCGCCGACCCGCGCGGAGTCGATCTGCACGATGTCCACCGCGCCGGCCTGCAGGAGCTGCTTGAAGACGACCCGGTTGGCGATGTGCTCGCCGGTGGCCACCTTGATGGGGCTGACGCCCCTGCGGACGGCGGCGTGGCCGAGGACGTCGTCGGGGGAGGTGGGCTCCTCGATCCAGTACGGGTCGTACGGCGCCAGGGCGCGCATCCAGTCGATCGCCGGGGTGACATCCCATCTCTGGTTGGCGTCGACGGCGATGCGGATGTCCGGGCCGACCGCTTCGCGGGCGGCGCGCATCCGCCGTACGTCGTCCTCCAGGTCCGCGCCGACCTTCAGCTTGATCTGGGTGAAGCCGTCGGCGACGGCCTCTCGGGCCAGGCGGGCCAGCTTCTCGTCGGAGTAGCCGAGCCAGCCGGGGGTGGTGGTGTAGGCGGGGTACCCATGGTCGAGGAGGCGGCCGATGCGCTGTGCGCGGCCGGGCTCGGCACGCTTGAGGATCTCCAGTGCCTCATCGGGGGTCAGGGCGTCGCTGAGCCAGCGGAAGTCGACCTGGGCGACCAGGTCCTCGGGCGACATCTCGCCGAGGAACTGCCAGACGGGCTTGCCCGCGCGCTTGGCGGCGAGGTCCCAGGCGGCGTTGACGACCGCTCCGGTGGCCATGTGGATGGCACCCTTCTCCGGGCCCAGCCAGCGCAGTTGGGGATCGTGCACGAGCGATCGGGAGAAGGCCCCGAGGTCGCCGCAGACCTCCTCGACGAACAGGCCCACCACGTGCGGGGCGAGGGCCGCGATGGCGGCTGCCTGCACGTCGTTGCCGCGGCCGGTGGTGAAGGCGAGCGCGTGGCCCTCCAGTCCGTCGCCGGCGTCGGTGCGCAGGACCACGTAGGCGGCGGAGTAGTCGGGTTCGGGGTTCATCGCGTCCGAGCCGTCGAGGTGTTCGGAGGTGGGGAACCGCACGTCCAGGACGTCCAGGGCGGTGATGCGGGCGGATGAGGGCACGGTGGAGGACATGGCGGCAACTCCTGTGAGGGGCAAGGCGGAATCGGTCCCCTTGCAACGAGACGTGAACGCGGCGGGATCGGGCGGCCGGTGGGGCCGCCCGGATCACTCCTGGACCTTGCCGCCGGTGATGCGGGAGATGGCGAGGGCGACCAGGATGATCAGGCCGTTGAGGGCGCCGATCCACTGAGCGGGGACGCCCGCCAGGGTGAGCACGTTCTGGATCATGAAGAGCAGCAGGATGCCGCAGAACGCGCCGAACATGGTGCCCTTGCCGCCGTTCAGGCTGATCCCGCCGATGACGGCGGCGGCGAAGACGGTGAAGATGTAGCCGTTGCCCTGCGCCGAGGCGACCGAGGCCAGGCGTCCGGACAGCAGCAGTCCGGCGAGGGCGGCGAGCAGGCTGCCGGTGACGATCACGATCCACAGCACCCGGTCGGTACGGATGCCGCCCGCCTTCGCCGCGTCGACGTTGCCGCCGATGGCGTACAGCGAGCGCCCGAAGCTGGTCCAGCCGAGGACCACGATCGCGACGGCGAACAGGGCGAGGGTGAGCCAGATGGAGGCGGGCATCCCGAACCATTGCGCGGTGCCGAGGTAGAGCATCGACTCGGGCAGTTGGAAGAAGGTCTGGCCGCCGGAGATGCCCGTGAGGACGCCGCGCAGGACGATCAGCATGCCGAGGGTGACGATGAAGCCGTTGAGGC
It includes:
- a CDS encoding amidohydrolase family protein; protein product: MSDAQTLVDAHHHVWDLDIRPQAWLDEPAHEPIRRTFGTDDLGTAATATVAGRRLGCTVLVQCVTSVDETREFLTLADSDPLIGAVVGWADLTSPAIGDVLDALRAGPGGAHLRAVRHLVQGESDAAWLQQPSVERGLRAVGERGLGYDLLIRSHQFPQAIRLAERLPGLPLVLDHAGKPPIARQDLDDWERGVRRLAAHPQVRCKVSGLATEADHEKWTVDDIRPVWEVLLAAFGPDRLMFGSDWPVCVLAGGWNRWAATVEELLAGCSAAETEAVLAGTATTFYRLDPARRKEGTPCC
- a CDS encoding L-fuconate dehydratase — its product is MSSTVPSSARITALDVLDVRFPTSEHLDGSDAMNPEPDYSAAYVVLRTDAGDGLEGHALAFTTGRGNDVQAAAIAALAPHVVGLFVEEVCGDLGAFSRSLVHDPQLRWLGPEKGAIHMATGAVVNAAWDLAAKRAGKPVWQFLGEMSPEDLVAQVDFRWLSDALTPDEALEILKRAEPGRAQRIGRLLDHGYPAYTTTPGWLGYSDEKLARLAREAVADGFTQIKLKVGADLEDDVRRMRAAREAVGPDIRIAVDANQRWDVTPAIDWMRALAPYDPYWIEEPTSPDDVLGHAAVRRGVSPIKVATGEHIANRVVFKQLLQAGAVDIVQIDSARVGGVNENIAILLLAAKFGVPVCPHAGGVGLCEMVQHLSMFDYVAVSGTTEDRVIEYVDHLHEHFVDPVRIADGHYLAPTLPGLSAQIHPESLKEYTYPDGPVWTSRV
- a CDS encoding ABC transporter permease; amino-acid sequence: MPETVLADTAAAKAPEPQAKRTALLGGRVPVARLRDLALVPAIVVIAIVGQIVNPVFLQADNLINVLQTMSEMALLVLAQAMVLIVKKMDLSLESTMGLAPGVAAWLVVPTGAGHGLGLLPGAWAIPVTLAVGALVGVINALLIIRFGLNGFIVTLGMLIVLRGVLTGISGGQTFFQLPESMLYLGTAQWFGMPASIWLTLALFAVAIVVLGWTSFGRSLYAIGGNVDAAKAGGIRTDRVLWIVIVTGSLLAALAGLLLSGRLASVASAQGNGYIFTVFAAAVIGGISLNGGKGTMFGAFCGILLLFMIQNVLTLAGVPAQWIGALNGLIILVALAISRITGGKVQE